One stretch of Aeromicrobium fastidiosum DNA includes these proteins:
- a CDS encoding alpha/beta hydrolase, with the protein MTSQPKPGAEPFAAEGGRTGVLLSHGFTGSPASMTPWARHLAGRGHTVRVPLLPGHGTTWQHMNRTRWDDWYGELDAVLTDLRSRCDRVVVAGLSMGGCLALRLAEQRPDDVDAIVLVNPAVNVRRLDIKLVPALQWIVPSMPGIGNDIKMPGQDEVGYDRTPLKALASQLVMWKDVRAHLPSVTQPLLMFRSDDDHVVDASSQSIILDGVSSAVAELVPLADSFHVATLDHDAELIFERTDAFIAEHVSEPA; encoded by the coding sequence ATGACGTCGCAGCCGAAGCCCGGAGCAGAGCCCTTCGCCGCCGAGGGCGGACGCACCGGTGTGCTGCTCAGCCACGGCTTCACGGGCTCCCCCGCGTCGATGACGCCATGGGCCCGGCACCTGGCCGGCCGTGGCCACACCGTGCGCGTCCCGCTGCTGCCGGGACACGGCACGACGTGGCAGCACATGAACCGCACCCGCTGGGACGACTGGTACGGCGAGCTCGACGCAGTCCTCACCGACCTGCGTTCTCGGTGCGACCGGGTGGTCGTCGCGGGCCTGTCGATGGGTGGGTGCCTCGCGCTGCGCCTGGCCGAGCAGCGTCCGGACGACGTCGACGCGATCGTGCTGGTCAACCCGGCGGTCAACGTCCGACGACTCGACATCAAGCTCGTGCCCGCGCTGCAGTGGATCGTGCCGTCGATGCCCGGCATCGGCAACGACATCAAGATGCCCGGCCAGGACGAGGTCGGCTACGACCGCACCCCCCTGAAGGCGCTGGCGTCTCAGCTCGTGATGTGGAAGGACGTGCGAGCGCACCTCCCGAGCGTCACCCAGCCGCTGCTGATGTTCCGCTCGGACGACGACCACGTCGTCGACGCGTCGTCGCAGTCGATCATCCTCGACGGGGTCTCCTCTGCCGTGGCCGAGCTGGTGCCCCTCGCCGACAGCTTCCACGTCGCGACACTCGACCACGACGCCGAGCTGATCTTCGAGCGCACCGACGCCTTCATCGCCGAGCACGTGAGCGAGCCGGCATGA
- a CDS encoding carboxymuconolactone decarboxylase family protein: MDQPRIAPGGLRELGVVNYAFCTIAGRVIGGERPHVFTTLGRQRRLFRGWLHFSGRLMPGGLLPRRESELVILRIATLRDCEYERRHHVRIGRRAGVTQQQIDHLDDLTWSGWTSRELALLQATTQVVETKGIDDAAWAELAAHLDEPRLIELLLLCGQYDSLATTLLTLRVQPE; the protein is encoded by the coding sequence ATGGACCAGCCCCGTATCGCCCCCGGCGGACTCCGCGAGCTCGGCGTCGTCAACTACGCGTTCTGCACCATCGCCGGCCGCGTCATCGGCGGCGAGCGTCCCCATGTCTTCACCACGCTGGGGCGTCAGCGACGGCTCTTCAGGGGCTGGCTGCACTTCAGCGGCCGGCTGATGCCCGGCGGCCTGCTGCCGCGTCGCGAGTCCGAGCTCGTGATCCTGCGCATCGCGACGCTGCGCGACTGCGAGTACGAGCGCCGGCACCACGTGCGCATCGGACGTCGAGCGGGCGTCACGCAGCAGCAGATCGACCACCTCGACGACCTCACGTGGTCGGGGTGGACGTCCCGTGAGCTGGCGCTGCTGCAGGCGACGACCCAGGTCGTCGAGACCAAGGGCATCGACGACGCCGCCTGGGCCGAGCTGGCCGCCCATCTCGACGAGCCCCGGCTCATCGAGCTGCTGCTGCTGTGCGGTCAGTACGACTCACTGGCCACGACCCTGCTGACGCTGCGGGTGCAGCCGGAGTAG
- a CDS encoding lysophospholipid acyltransferase family protein translates to MFYWFLKFLALGPLLKLIFRPWAEGTENVPKEGPVILASNHLSYSDWLFMPLVIPRRVTFVAKAEYFEGVGIKGWLQKTFFSGAGQVPIDRTSGSAAAGAIKTQLRLLADGEVCGIYPEGTRSHDGKLYRGRTGVARLALEAGVPVIPLAVIGTNVVAPPGKIFGTFARPGVRFGKPLDFSRYEGMQDDRYILRAITDEIMYEIMRLSDQEYVDLYAQEAKKRDQAREKEAAKAAAAAESDEVWDEIKPV, encoded by the coding sequence GTGTTCTATTGGTTCCTGAAGTTCCTCGCGCTGGGTCCGTTGCTCAAGCTGATCTTCAGGCCATGGGCAGAAGGCACCGAGAACGTGCCCAAGGAGGGCCCGGTCATCCTGGCCAGCAACCACCTGTCGTACAGCGACTGGCTGTTCATGCCGCTCGTCATCCCGCGCCGCGTGACGTTCGTGGCCAAGGCCGAGTACTTCGAGGGCGTCGGCATCAAGGGCTGGCTGCAGAAGACATTCTTCTCCGGTGCCGGCCAGGTGCCGATCGACCGCACGAGCGGCTCGGCCGCCGCCGGTGCGATCAAGACCCAGCTGCGGCTGCTCGCCGACGGCGAGGTGTGCGGCATCTACCCCGAGGGCACGCGGTCACATGACGGCAAGCTCTACCGCGGACGCACGGGCGTCGCGCGGCTCGCGCTCGAGGCCGGCGTGCCCGTCATCCCGCTGGCCGTCATCGGCACCAACGTCGTCGCCCCTCCGGGCAAGATCTTCGGCACGTTCGCGCGCCCCGGCGTCCGCTTCGGCAAGCCGCTCGACTTCAGCCGCTACGAGGGCATGCAGGACGACCGCTACATCCTGCGTGCCATCACCGACGAGATCATGTACGAGATCATGCGGCTGTCCGACCAGGAGTACGTCGACCTGTACGCGCAGGAGGCCAAGAAGCGCGACCAGGCGCGCGAGAAGGAGGCCGCCAAGGCCGCCGCCGCCGCCGAGTCCGACGAGGTCTGGGACGAGATCAAGCCGGTCTGA
- a CDS encoding class II 3-deoxy-7-phosphoheptulonate synthase, with product MSIPSLDELRAIGAAQQPTYVDQSARDAAVQTLRKMPPLVFAGECDALRDRLADVARGEAFLLQGGDCAETFEGVTAENVRNKLRVLLSMAVVLTYAASVPVVKVGRLAGQYAKPRSSDTETRDGVTLPAYRGDAVNGFDFTPESRAHDPQRLVDVYNASAATLNLARAFTTGGYADLRQMHAWNTDFVKTSPVGQRYERIGAEIDRALAFMDAIGVDPDEFHTVDFFSSHEALIMEYEHALTRIDSRTEQPYDVSSHFVWIGERTRQLDGAHVELLSRIANPIGVKLGPTTTADDAIALYEKLNPDRIPGKVSFITRFGAGKIRDGLPNLVEKVTAAGIEVAWICDPMHGNTFETSNGYKTREFDDVIDEVRGFFEVHRALGTWPGGVHVELTGDDVTECVGGGAKLSAEDLTHRYETLCDPRLNRAQSLELAFLVAEMLAGRD from the coding sequence GTGAGCATTCCGAGTCTTGACGAACTTCGTGCGATCGGCGCTGCCCAGCAGCCCACGTACGTCGACCAGTCCGCCCGCGACGCCGCGGTGCAGACCCTGCGCAAGATGCCGCCACTGGTCTTTGCGGGGGAGTGCGACGCGCTGCGCGACCGTCTGGCCGACGTGGCCCGCGGCGAGGCGTTCCTGCTGCAGGGCGGCGACTGCGCCGAGACCTTCGAGGGCGTCACCGCCGAGAACGTCCGCAACAAGCTGCGAGTGCTGCTGTCGATGGCCGTCGTGCTGACCTACGCGGCCAGCGTCCCCGTCGTCAAGGTCGGCCGACTGGCCGGTCAGTACGCCAAGCCGCGCTCCAGCGACACCGAGACCCGCGACGGCGTGACGCTGCCGGCCTACCGCGGTGACGCGGTCAACGGCTTCGACTTCACCCCCGAATCGCGCGCGCACGACCCGCAGAGGCTCGTCGACGTCTACAACGCCTCGGCCGCGACGCTCAACCTGGCGCGCGCCTTCACGACCGGTGGTTACGCCGATCTGCGCCAGATGCACGCGTGGAACACCGACTTCGTCAAGACCAGCCCCGTCGGTCAGCGCTACGAGCGCATCGGTGCCGAGATCGACCGCGCCCTGGCGTTCATGGACGCGATCGGCGTCGATCCCGACGAGTTCCACACCGTCGACTTCTTCTCGTCGCACGAGGCGCTCATCATGGAGTACGAGCACGCGCTGACGCGCATCGACTCGCGCACCGAGCAGCCGTACGACGTGTCGAGCCACTTCGTGTGGATCGGTGAGCGCACCCGTCAGCTGGACGGTGCCCACGTCGAGCTGCTGAGCCGCATCGCCAACCCGATCGGCGTCAAGCTCGGGCCCACCACGACGGCCGACGACGCGATCGCCCTCTACGAGAAGCTCAACCCCGACCGCATCCCGGGCAAGGTCAGCTTCATCACCCGGTTCGGTGCCGGCAAGATCCGCGATGGGCTGCCCAACCTGGTCGAGAAGGTCACCGCTGCGGGCATCGAGGTCGCCTGGATCTGCGATCCCATGCACGGCAACACCTTCGAGACGTCCAACGGCTACAAGACGCGTGAGTTCGACGACGTCATCGACGAGGTGCGCGGCTTCTTCGAGGTGCACCGCGCGCTCGGCACGTGGCCCGGCGGCGTCCACGTCGAGCTCACGGGCGACGACGTCACGGAGTGCGTCGGCGGCGGCGCGAAGCTGTCGGCCGAGGACCTCACGCACCGCTACGAGACGCTGTGCGACCCCCGCCTCAACCGGGCCCAGTCGCTCGAGCTGGCGTTCCTCGTCGCCGAGATGCTCGCGGGCCGCGACTGA
- a CDS encoding ROK family glucokinase: MTLAIGVDIGGTKIAAGLVSEAGEILDSVAEPTPSDATKIPAVVADLVDRLTGEEKAAGIGIGAAGFVGEDRSTVRFAPNIDWREEPLGQQVAALVDLTVVVENDANAAAWGEFRFGAGEDTDDLLLITVGTGIGGGIVHRGRLFRGGFGVAAEIGHMRIVPDGILCGCGQRGCYEQYGSGSALVRDARERVTNRDPGSEAIAALADGDLSRITGPGVTQLAQDGDPMSIDLLGDLGRWIGEGAAVLATILDPSVIAIGGGVAAARDLLLPHVIEAFETHLPARAHRPQAALRIAALGNEAGIIGAADLARTEPTTSRGVA; the protein is encoded by the coding sequence GTGACCCTGGCCATCGGCGTCGACATCGGCGGCACCAAGATCGCGGCGGGCCTCGTCTCGGAGGCGGGGGAGATCCTCGATTCCGTGGCCGAGCCCACGCCGTCCGACGCGACCAAGATCCCGGCCGTCGTCGCCGACCTGGTCGACCGGCTCACGGGCGAGGAGAAGGCGGCCGGCATCGGCATCGGTGCCGCCGGCTTCGTCGGCGAGGACCGTTCCACGGTGCGTTTCGCGCCCAACATCGACTGGCGCGAGGAGCCGCTCGGCCAGCAGGTCGCGGCCCTGGTCGACCTGACCGTCGTCGTCGAGAACGACGCCAACGCGGCGGCGTGGGGCGAGTTTCGCTTCGGCGCTGGCGAGGACACCGACGACCTGCTGCTCATCACGGTCGGCACCGGCATCGGCGGCGGGATCGTGCACCGCGGCCGGCTGTTCCGCGGGGGCTTCGGCGTCGCGGCCGAGATCGGCCACATGCGCATCGTCCCCGACGGCATCCTGTGCGGATGCGGTCAGCGCGGTTGCTACGAGCAGTACGGCAGCGGCAGCGCCCTCGTGCGCGACGCCCGCGAGCGCGTCACCAACCGCGACCCCGGCTCCGAGGCGATCGCGGCTCTCGCGGACGGCGACCTCAGTCGCATCACGGGGCCGGGCGTCACCCAGCTGGCCCAGGACGGCGACCCCATGTCGATCGACCTGCTGGGCGATCTCGGCCGGTGGATCGGGGAGGGCGCGGCCGTGCTGGCCACGATCCTCGACCCCAGCGTCATCGCGATCGGTGGAGGAGTGGCCGCCGCGCGCGACCTGCTGCTGCCGCACGTCATCGAGGCGTTCGAGACGCACCTGCCGGCCCGCGCGCACCGGCCCCAGGCAGCACTGCGCATCGCCGCCCTCGGCAACGAGGCCGGCATCATCGGTGCCGCCGATCTCGCGCGCACCGAACCGACGACCTCGAGGGGCGTGGCCTGA
- a CDS encoding 6-phosphofructokinase produces the protein MRVGMLTGGGDCPGLNAVIRAAVRKGVQQYRHEFIGFRDGWRGPLEDDTMTLGVDEVRGILPRGGTILGSSRTNPFAIDDGVQRIKDNLDRNGCDALIAIGGEDTLGVATKLADLGVAVVGVPKTIDNDLSGTDFTFGFDTAVNIATEAIDRLHTTAESHHRVLVVEVMGRHAGWIALHSGLAGGANIILIPERPFDIEQVCAQVESRFATHYAPIIVVSEGAVPAEGGDMSLVSGQKDAFGHVRLGGIGDRLASEIEHRTGKEARAVVLGHVQRGGSPTAFDRWLATRFGLHAITAVHEGDFGTMMSLRGTEIARVPLADGTEKLKTVRADLYEEAEVFFG, from the coding sequence ATGCGCGTCGGCATGCTGACCGGGGGAGGTGACTGCCCCGGTCTGAACGCCGTGATCCGGGCCGCTGTCCGCAAGGGCGTCCAGCAGTACCGGCACGAGTTCATCGGCTTCCGCGACGGCTGGCGGGGGCCGCTCGAGGACGACACCATGACGCTCGGCGTCGACGAGGTGCGAGGCATACTGCCCCGCGGCGGCACGATCCTGGGGTCGTCGCGCACCAACCCGTTCGCGATCGACGACGGTGTGCAGCGCATCAAGGACAATCTCGACAGGAACGGCTGCGACGCCCTCATCGCGATCGGCGGTGAGGACACCCTCGGCGTCGCGACGAAGCTCGCCGATCTCGGCGTCGCGGTCGTGGGCGTGCCGAAGACGATCGACAACGATCTGTCGGGCACCGACTTCACCTTCGGCTTCGACACGGCCGTCAACATCGCGACGGAGGCGATCGACCGGCTGCACACGACAGCCGAGTCGCACCACCGCGTGCTCGTCGTGGAGGTCATGGGGCGTCACGCCGGCTGGATTGCGCTGCACAGCGGCCTGGCCGGCGGGGCCAACATCATCCTGATCCCCGAGCGCCCCTTCGACATCGAGCAGGTCTGCGCCCAGGTCGAGAGCCGGTTCGCGACCCACTACGCACCGATCATCGTCGTCTCGGAGGGTGCCGTGCCGGCCGAGGGCGGCGACATGTCGCTCGTGAGCGGGCAGAAGGACGCCTTCGGGCACGTCCGGCTCGGTGGCATCGGCGACCGGCTCGCGTCCGAGATCGAGCACCGCACCGGCAAGGAGGCACGCGCCGTGGTGCTGGGTCATGTGCAGCGCGGAGGGTCGCCCACGGCGTTCGACCGGTGGCTGGCCACCCGGTTCGGCCTGCACGCCATCACGGCGGTCCACGAGGGCGACTTCGGCACGATGATGTCGCTGCGCGGCACGGAGATCGCGCGCGTCCCACTGGCCGACGGCACCGAGAAGCTCAAGACTGTCCGCGCCGACCTCTACGAGGAGGCCGAGGTGTTCTTCGGCTAA
- a CDS encoding ROK family glucokinase yields MADKLAVGIDIGGTKIAAGVVDEDGHVLARLKRETPTTEPLEVIDAIASITEEFRREHHIRAIGVGAAGFVDATQSTVLFAPHLAWRHEPLRDSVARRTGLPVLVDNDANAAGWAEWRFGAAQNEADLVLITLGTGIGGAIVIDGQPYRGQFGIAGEFGHMQVVPNGNKCECGNHGCWEQYASGRVLTRRARAAATDGTEFGKQLLADAGGTVDRIEGHLVTAHAKAGHAEATEWIADVGDWLGVGIANLAAALDPGMFVIGGGVSDADRLLIDPARAAFSRTLTGRGYRAEARIVRAHLGPEAGLIGAADMARITARRRRPASPGARARVRAAARTGRSPKPRR; encoded by the coding sequence ATGGCCGACAAGCTGGCCGTGGGCATCGACATCGGCGGCACCAAGATCGCTGCCGGCGTCGTCGACGAGGACGGGCACGTGCTGGCGCGCCTCAAGCGCGAGACGCCCACCACCGAGCCCCTCGAGGTCATCGACGCGATCGCCTCGATCACCGAGGAGTTCCGTCGCGAGCACCACATCCGCGCGATCGGTGTCGGCGCGGCCGGCTTCGTCGACGCGACGCAGTCGACGGTGCTGTTCGCCCCACACCTGGCGTGGCGACACGAGCCCTTGCGTGACTCCGTCGCCCGCCGCACCGGACTGCCCGTGCTGGTCGACAACGACGCGAACGCCGCCGGCTGGGCCGAGTGGCGCTTCGGTGCGGCGCAGAACGAGGCCGATCTGGTGCTCATCACCCTCGGCACCGGCATCGGCGGCGCCATCGTGATCGACGGCCAGCCCTACCGCGGCCAGTTCGGCATCGCCGGCGAGTTCGGCCACATGCAGGTCGTGCCCAACGGCAACAAGTGCGAGTGCGGCAACCATGGCTGCTGGGAGCAGTACGCCAGCGGACGCGTGCTGACCCGGCGCGCACGGGCGGCCGCCACCGACGGCACGGAGTTCGGCAAGCAGCTGCTGGCCGACGCCGGCGGCACGGTCGACCGCATCGAGGGTCACCTCGTCACGGCACACGCCAAGGCGGGTCATGCCGAGGCGACGGAGTGGATCGCCGACGTCGGCGACTGGCTCGGGGTCGGCATCGCCAACCTCGCGGCGGCGCTCGATCCCGGCATGTTCGTGATCGGCGGCGGCGTCAGCGACGCCGACCGCCTGCTGATCGACCCGGCGCGTGCGGCGTTCTCCCGCACCCTGACCGGGCGGGGCTACCGCGCCGAGGCCCGTATCGTGCGGGCGCACCTCGGACCCGAGGCAGGCCTGATCGGTGCCGCCGACATGGCTCGCATCACAGCACGGCGCCGTCGTCCGGCCAGTCCGGGCGCGCGGGCCCGTGTTCGGGCAGCTGCAAGAACAGGTAGATCGCCGAAGCCACGAAGGTGA
- a CDS encoding SRPBCC family protein, with protein MARTTSDIVIEASADEIMDVIADFASYPSWATGMKTADVVATGDHGRAEQVHFVLDATPIRDEYDLGYVWDGDRSVSWSLVEPGSMLKSMDGAYTLDPAGDGTTRVTYQLAVDVSIPLLGMLKRKAEKVIIDTALKGLKKQVEAR; from the coding sequence ATGGCGCGGACCACCAGCGACATCGTCATCGAGGCATCGGCTGACGAGATCATGGACGTCATCGCCGACTTCGCGTCCTATCCCTCGTGGGCCACGGGCATGAAGACCGCCGACGTCGTCGCGACCGGCGACCACGGACGCGCCGAGCAGGTGCACTTCGTGCTCGATGCGACGCCCATCCGCGACGAGTACGACCTCGGCTACGTCTGGGACGGCGACCGCTCCGTGTCGTGGAGCCTGGTCGAGCCGGGTTCGATGCTCAAGTCGATGGACGGCGCCTACACGCTCGACCCGGCAGGCGACGGCACGACCCGCGTCACCTACCAGCTGGCGGTCGACGTCTCGATCCCGCTGCTCGGCATGCTCAAGCGCAAGGCCGAGAAGGTCATCATCGACACCGCTCTCAAGGGGTTGAAGAAACAGGTCGAGGCCCGGTGA
- the pknB gene encoding Stk1 family PASTA domain-containing Ser/Thr kinase, translating into MAITGDDALVGTVLNERYLMGERIARGGMASVFKATDQRLDREVAIKVMHRGLGDDQQFTQRFVREAKSAAKLNHRNVVSVFDQGTDGEVTYLVMEYVPGNTLRDLMRAEAPMPPYRALELLEQVLIALSAAHAARIIHRDVKPENVLITPDGDVKVADFGLARAVSAATTATGGTLIGTVSYLAPEIVTNDGVDARSDVYACGAMLYEMLTGFKPHSGESPIQVAYKHVHEDIGKPSAVQRGIPPYVDALVARATVRDRDQRSTDARVLLQQVRSVQRALAAGLEDDPELVADLLPGGRVDVDAQAPTVAVPRAALGTPVASPASASAVTTATVAGPEHTMQWSAGGPTPPPPPAPIEGAAKPAGLHPPMSREEYGQVASKKHSRRGRNLLVAAVVVALLAGLLTWYVTDLRYDETPFLVNNAETVAKENAEQAGFDFKVSKRSFSETVLAGTIISTDPAPGEKILPGSTIDAVVSKGPDRVSIPEGDLKGMTIEDATAALEAQDLKLGEQKPTYSESIAEGLVIRADGVTSADQLKRGDTVNVRVSRGRRPIDIPNVEGDPLDAARKALEEAGFTVDSGEDFSDTVPQGAVISQSPAGGQAFKNDQISLTVSKGPEAIPIPSVVGMKKSDGRATLEAAGFKVRAFSFPGAGNYVIQRQVPGAGDTAKRGATITISPL; encoded by the coding sequence GTGGCAATCACAGGCGACGACGCTCTCGTCGGCACGGTGCTCAACGAGCGCTACCTCATGGGCGAACGCATTGCCCGTGGCGGCATGGCGAGCGTCTTCAAGGCGACCGACCAGCGGCTCGACCGCGAGGTCGCGATCAAGGTCATGCACCGCGGACTCGGCGACGACCAGCAGTTCACGCAGCGCTTCGTGCGCGAGGCCAAGTCGGCGGCCAAGCTCAACCACCGCAACGTCGTGTCGGTGTTCGACCAGGGCACCGACGGCGAGGTCACGTACCTCGTGATGGAGTACGTGCCCGGCAACACGCTCCGCGACCTGATGCGCGCCGAGGCACCCATGCCCCCCTACCGCGCGCTCGAGCTGCTCGAGCAGGTGCTCATCGCCCTGTCCGCGGCCCACGCCGCGCGCATCATCCACCGGGACGTCAAGCCCGAGAACGTCCTGATCACCCCCGACGGCGACGTCAAGGTCGCCGACTTCGGCCTTGCGCGGGCCGTCAGCGCCGCGACCACCGCGACCGGCGGCACCCTGATCGGCACCGTCTCGTACCTGGCACCCGAAATCGTCACCAACGACGGGGTCGACGCCCGCTCCGACGTCTACGCGTGCGGCGCGATGCTCTACGAGATGCTGACGGGCTTCAAGCCGCACTCCGGCGAGTCGCCGATCCAGGTGGCCTACAAGCACGTCCACGAGGACATCGGCAAGCCGTCCGCCGTGCAGCGCGGCATCCCGCCCTACGTCGACGCACTCGTCGCGCGGGCCACGGTGCGCGACCGCGACCAGCGCTCGACCGACGCACGGGTGCTGCTGCAGCAGGTGCGGTCGGTCCAGCGGGCCCTGGCCGCCGGCCTCGAGGACGATCCCGAGCTCGTGGCCGACCTCCTCCCCGGCGGACGTGTCGACGTCGACGCGCAGGCCCCGACCGTCGCCGTCCCGCGCGCTGCCCTCGGCACCCCGGTCGCATCGCCGGCGTCGGCCTCGGCCGTCACCACGGCGACCGTCGCCGGGCCCGAGCACACGATGCAGTGGAGTGCCGGCGGCCCGACTCCCCCGCCGCCCCCCGCGCCGATCGAGGGCGCGGCCAAGCCGGCCGGCCTCCACCCGCCGATGTCGCGCGAGGAGTACGGCCAGGTCGCCAGCAAGAAGCACTCGCGTCGCGGACGCAACCTGCTCGTCGCCGCGGTCGTCGTGGCCCTGCTCGCCGGGCTGCTGACGTGGTACGTCACCGACCTGCGCTACGACGAGACGCCGTTCCTGGTCAACAACGCCGAGACCGTCGCCAAGGAGAACGCCGAGCAGGCGGGCTTCGACTTCAAGGTCAGCAAGCGATCCTTCTCCGAGACGGTGCTCGCCGGCACGATCATCAGCACCGATCCGGCACCCGGCGAGAAGATCCTGCCCGGCAGCACGATCGACGCCGTCGTCTCCAAGGGTCCCGACCGGGTCTCGATCCCCGAGGGCGATCTCAAGGGCATGACGATCGAGGACGCCACAGCGGCTCTCGAGGCGCAAGACCTCAAGCTGGGCGAGCAGAAGCCCACCTACAGCGAGTCGATCGCCGAGGGCCTGGTCATCCGCGCCGACGGCGTCACCTCCGCCGATCAGCTCAAGCGGGGCGACACCGTCAACGTCCGGGTCAGCCGCGGCCGCCGCCCGATCGACATCCCCAACGTCGAGGGCGATCCGCTCGATGCCGCGCGCAAGGCCCTCGAAGAGGCCGGCTTCACGGTCGACAGCGGCGAGGACTTCAGCGACACCGTGCCGCAGGGCGCGGTCATCTCGCAGTCGCCGGCCGGCGGCCAGGCATTCAAGAACGACCAGATCTCGCTGACCGTGTCGAAGGGTCCCGAAGCCATCCCGATCCCGTCGGTCGTCGGCATGAAGAAGTCCGACGGTCGCGCGACGCTCGAGGCCGCGGGCTTCAAGGTGCGGGCGTTCTCGTTCCCGGGTGCCGGCAACTACGTCATCCAGCGGCAGGTTCCGGGAGCCGGTGACACCGCCAAGCGCGGTGCCACGATCACGATCTCGCCGCTCTGA
- a CDS encoding DUF427 domain-containing protein encodes MTSSRPVENVWDYPRPPSIEPSDEHLVVVVGGVTIADTTTSYRICETSHPPTYYLPVSAFAEGVLRPIDGSTWCEWKGAASYFDVVTPERTIPAGAWTYEAPSGGYRDLEGHVAIYPGKVDSCWIDDEQVQAQEGDFYGGWITSRVTGPFKGAPGTLGW; translated from the coding sequence ATGACTTCCTCCCGGCCTGTTGAGAACGTGTGGGACTACCCGCGGCCGCCGTCGATCGAGCCCAGTGACGAGCACCTCGTCGTCGTGGTCGGTGGCGTGACGATCGCCGACACCACGACGTCGTACCGGATCTGCGAGACCAGCCACCCGCCGACGTACTACCTTCCCGTCTCCGCGTTCGCCGAGGGCGTCCTCCGCCCGATCGACGGCTCGACGTGGTGCGAGTGGAAGGGTGCCGCGTCGTACTTCGACGTCGTGACGCCCGAGCGCACGATCCCCGCCGGGGCCTGGACGTACGAGGCACCCAGCGGTGGCTACCGCGACCTCGAGGGGCACGTCGCGATCTATCCCGGCAAGGTCGACTCCTGCTGGATCGACGACGAGCAGGTGCAGGCACAGGAGGGCGACTTCTACGGCGGCTGGATCACGTCACGGGTCACCGGCCCGTTCAAGGGAGCGCCGGGCACCCTCGGCTGGTGA